The following proteins are co-located in the Elusimicrobiota bacterium genome:
- a CDS encoding AraC family transcriptional regulator produces the protein MKIEHYSKKFGLKINKTNKLLYIGHADPDPNWGGDNHYHPYHEMVVILNGSMYVKILKKNICANTGDILFYHEGVNHNEHPDSSNPPEFIYFIWKEKGKLEIPVLTHDINQKIRFLAQWVHQKSQPFSLHRSLLQKKIFEVILAELIEISKSKEEHPIISDIRSFITDNLKKHLTLEDLASYAGMSKNHFLRKYKKLTGLTPMDDLRILRVETAKNMIFTTDLPLKVISKEVGFIDEYQFSRIFKNHFGTPPGQFRKKTI, from the coding sequence ATGAAAATAGAACATTATAGTAAAAAGTTTGGTTTAAAAATAAATAAAACTAATAAATTACTTTATATAGGACATGCTGATCCAGACCCTAACTGGGGAGGAGATAACCATTACCATCCATATCATGAAATGGTAGTTATTCTTAATGGTTCAATGTATGTTAAAATATTGAAGAAAAATATTTGTGCAAATACCGGTGATATTTTGTTTTATCATGAAGGAGTAAATCACAACGAACATCCTGATAGTAGTAATCCACCTGAATTTATTTATTTTATATGGAAAGAAAAGGGAAAGTTGGAGATACCTGTTTTAACTCATGACATAAACCAAAAAATCCGGTTTTTAGCCCAGTGGGTGCATCAAAAAAGTCAACCATTTTCCCTTCACAGAAGTCTACTACAAAAGAAAATTTTTGAAGTAATATTAGCTGAATTAATAGAAATTTCTAAATCTAAAGAAGAACATCCTATTATTAGTGATATAAGAAGTTTTATAACGGACAATTTGAAAAAACATTTGACATTAGAAGATTTGGCTAGTTATGCCGGTATGAGTAAAAATCATTTTTTAAGAAAATATAAGAAACTTACAGGACTAACGCCAATGGATGATTTAAGAATACTTCGTGTTGAAACTGCTAAAAATATGATTTTTACAACAGATTTACCATTAAAAGTTATTTCCAAAGAAGTTGGATTTATTGACGAGTATCAGTTTTCAAGGATATTCAAAAACCATTTTGGCACACCACCAGGCCAGTTCCGTAAAAAAACAATTTAA
- a CDS encoding Ig-like domain-containing protein — protein MIKTFKQVLLVAGLTLTFSTVVTSEPIKLHPDNNRYFIYKGKPTVLITSNEHYGAVLNKDFDYIAYLDELKNKGLNYTLIFTGTYIEPAENIATDTFRWWNIDNNTLGPTNNNFLCPWARSTTQKGFAGDPNSYKFDLSKWDDAGTPANSYFPRLRDFIKQADDRGIAVVIVFFLPFNEASFGKMWERSPMNGGSGIKNGLPGVGNDIDGISNNVNNAGNIAYLTSTGDDSIWDIRDNGLHNDGLTVYMSSMVTKIVQELNEFDNVIYQSIGESWFGGGTRGIEFDNYIISKFVTTEAALPKKHLICQARDIGWAPNFNINPNASLFFYSGPPLNTIVKNYFHNIPIGVDEITYLGIADVSYRCFGWKWIMAGGAVYAVLDLTFTPGPGGGSGLKVLPYYTSRYDYFTNKSLSFTIGGGGPALRTQMGVLKSFMDSFDFVNMHPDNSIITGALPSGTTAWALVQDGKQYAIYIQGNIPSLNVNLQGVTGTYKVEWINTKTGNIDKTETFSHTGGTKVLTPPSYTEDIALRILSNVTPNTAPTVNLQKPTNGQSFTTGSNILIEATASDDGAVTKVDFYNGSNFLGTDNSSPYNYTWNSVSKGNYTISVVATDNGSPALTGTAQVSIVVTDSGNASPTASITAPSNGATYKIGDLVTISGTAYDSDGTITNVKIYAGSSLIGIINVSPYTITWSTTAAANYSLTAVATDDKGATGTSPAVTITVTPEGKINLALGKTATASSVETGWGNDNASYAVDGDMGTRWASQYPYSDTEWIYVDLGATYNITEVILKWEAAYGANYQIQVSDNHTDWTTIATKTGGTGGTDDIIPSISGSGRYVRMNGIARGPYGYSLYEFEIYGTLVGGNRPPTTSITAPTNGATYNTGTLVTISGTANDTDGTISNVKFYAGTTLLGTDTSSPYSITWTPTVASSYNLTAVATDNGNATGTSSVVTITVTNPANASPTASITAPTNGTTYNTGDLVTISGSANDSDGTIANVKFYAGSTLIGTDNVSPYTITWTPTVAASYNLTTVATDNGNATGTSSVVTITVSADTTSPVISGVTPTTITGNEAVIIWTTNEPSDSQVAYGLTTAMGSTTTLNAALLTNHNVTLSNLKKGKTYYYRIYSRDSSGNLATSSQYSFKTSNNIRQSIYTYYYDDGTTTVATKVGASPSMSLKFKLQVYNLDLGENIIATDYTGTITLKTKNSNGEELDTVDTTLIETDAGEKEVSVPFNSNINTVELTGDVTAPILIKFSDMYIAKLVGYQGGSIRGANGLKIIIPTGVLSANKYLASIRTSAVPSANNTMKYVNTVNPICYDFGELTFNNNTPMLLNQNFTRAVNITIPYASADIGTLKEDGLRIYYWTGSDWEIVTGVQTVDKTNKTVTAKVNHFSTYRILGSYLSVDLSNVRVYPNPYNFTTAVQGKLKVINLPINSIMKLYSVDGELVRELKELDYGNLGRIEWDGKDGNGDKVGRGVYIYQVEDAAGKKKTGKIGLVK, from the coding sequence ATGATTAAAACTTTTAAGCAGGTATTATTAGTTGCAGGGCTAACATTAACATTTAGCACAGTAGTAACTTCAGAACCGATAAAGCTTCATCCTGACAACAATCGTTACTTCATTTATAAAGGCAAGCCCACAGTCCTTATTACCTCTAATGAACATTACGGTGCAGTATTGAATAAAGATTTTGACTATATCGCATATTTGGATGAGCTCAAGAACAAGGGGCTTAATTATACTCTTATATTTACCGGAACTTATATTGAGCCGGCTGAGAATATAGCTACGGACACATTTAGGTGGTGGAATATTGATAATAATACTCTTGGTCCAACTAACAACAACTTTCTCTGTCCTTGGGCAAGAAGTACTACTCAAAAAGGATTTGCTGGGGATCCGAACAGTTACAAGTTTGACCTATCCAAGTGGGATGATGCAGGCACACCGGCTAATTCATATTTTCCCCGTCTAAGAGATTTTATTAAGCAAGCTGATGATAGAGGTATAGCGGTAGTAATTGTCTTTTTCCTTCCTTTTAATGAGGCAAGTTTTGGTAAAATGTGGGAACGCTCTCCTATGAATGGTGGTAGTGGAATTAAAAATGGTCTCCCTGGTGTAGGTAATGATATTGACGGTATAAGTAATAATGTTAACAATGCAGGAAACATTGCGTATTTAACTTCCACTGGCGACGATAGTATTTGGGATATTCGCGATAATGGTTTGCATAATGACGGTTTGACGGTCTATATGTCTTCTATGGTTACTAAAATAGTTCAGGAATTGAATGAATTTGACAATGTCATTTATCAGTCGATTGGAGAGTCTTGGTTTGGTGGTGGTACTAGGGGAATTGAATTTGATAATTACATCATCTCTAAATTTGTCACGACAGAGGCAGCACTTCCGAAAAAACACCTTATTTGTCAAGCCAGAGATATAGGTTGGGCACCAAATTTTAACATCAATCCGAATGCGTCTCTTTTTTTCTACTCTGGTCCTCCACTTAATACTATAGTAAAAAATTACTTCCATAATATCCCTATAGGGGTTGATGAGATTACATATCTGGGCATAGCCGATGTTTCATATCGTTGTTTTGGATGGAAATGGATAATGGCTGGCGGTGCAGTATATGCCGTGCTTGACTTAACATTTACTCCGGGTCCGGGAGGTGGTTCAGGTTTAAAGGTTCTACCTTACTATACCTCCCGCTACGATTACTTCACCAACAAATCGCTCTCGTTCACCATAGGAGGCGGAGGTCCGGCATTACGTACTCAAATGGGGGTTTTGAAGAGTTTTATGGATAGTTTTGATTTTGTAAACATGCACCCTGATAATTCAATTATAACAGGAGCTCTTCCATCTGGAACAACTGCGTGGGCGTTGGTTCAGGATGGCAAACAATATGCTATTTATATACAAGGGAACATACCATCTCTTAATGTTAATCTACAAGGAGTCACAGGCACCTATAAAGTAGAATGGATTAATACTAAAACAGGGAACATAGATAAAACAGAGACATTTTCACACACCGGAGGTACAAAAGTACTGACTCCACCGAGTTATACTGAGGATATAGCATTACGGATACTGAGTAATGTTACACCAAATACTGCCCCAACAGTAAATTTGCAAAAACCTACAAATGGACAATCCTTCACTACTGGTTCAAATATATTAATAGAAGCAACAGCATCTGATGATGGTGCTGTTACAAAAGTAGATTTTTATAATGGCTCTAATTTTTTAGGAACAGATAATAGTTCACCATATAATTATACATGGAATAGTGTTTCAAAAGGTAATTATACCATAAGTGTGGTAGCAACCGACAATGGTAGTCCAGCATTAACAGGGACTGCACAGGTTAGTATTGTAGTCACAGATTCTGGTAATGCATCGCCTACAGCAAGTATAACCGCACCATCAAATGGAGCAACATATAAGATAGGTGATTTAGTAACGATAAGTGGAACTGCGTATGACAGTGATGGAACAATAACCAATGTAAAAATTTATGCAGGTAGTTCCTTGATTGGGATAATTAACGTTTCACCATATACCATAACATGGTCAACGACAGCAGCGGCTAATTACAGTCTAACAGCAGTAGCAACGGATGACAAGGGAGCAACTGGAACATCACCAGCAGTAACAATAACCGTAACACCTGAGGGGAAAATAAATTTAGCATTAGGAAAGACAGCGACAGCATCATCAGTAGAAACAGGATGGGGCAATGATAATGCAAGTTACGCAGTAGACGGAGATATGGGAACTCGATGGGCATCACAATATCCGTATAGTGATACAGAATGGATATATGTAGATTTAGGAGCAACCTATAACATAACAGAAGTAATATTAAAATGGGAAGCAGCATATGGAGCAAATTACCAGATACAAGTATCAGACAATCATACAGACTGGACAACAATAGCTACAAAGACAGGAGGAACGGGAGGAACAGATGATATTATACCATCAATAAGTGGCAGTGGAAGATATGTCCGTATGAATGGTATAGCAAGAGGACCTTACGGATATTCGTTATATGAGTTTGAGATATATGGTACTTTGGTAGGAGGGAATAGACCGCCAACAACAAGCATAACCGCACCAACAAACGGAGCTACATATAACACAGGTACTTTAGTAACTATAAGTGGAACTGCAAATGACACTGATGGAACGATAAGCAATGTAAAGTTTTATGCCGGTACTACATTACTCGGAACAGACACCAGTTCACCATATTCCATAACATGGACACCGACAGTAGCATCAAGTTACAATTTAACAGCAGTAGCAACAGACAATGGTAATGCAACAGGAACATCATCTGTTGTAACTATAACAGTCACAAATCCTGCTAATGCATCACCTACAGCAAGTATAACTGCACCAACAAACGGAACAACGTATAACACGGGTGATTTAGTAACAATAAGTGGTAGTGCGAATGACAGTGATGGAACGATAGCCAATGTAAAGTTTTATGCAGGCAGTACTTTGATTGGTACAGACAACGTTTCTCCATATACCATAACATGGACACCGACAGTAGCAGCTAGTTACAATTTAACAACAGTAGCAACAGACAATGGTAATGCAACAGGAACATCATCAGTTGTAACTATAACGGTAAGTGCCGATACAACATCACCCGTAATAAGTGGAGTAACACCAACTACCATAACCGGTAATGAAGCAGTGATAATCTGGACAACAAATGAGCCATCAGATTCACAGGTAGCATATGGACTAACAACTGCAATGGGGAGCACAACCACATTAAATGCGGCACTTTTAACCAACCACAACGTTACCCTTAGCAATTTGAAAAAAGGGAAGACCTATTATTACAGAATTTACAGCCGTGACTCATCTGGTAACCTCGCAACATCGTCACAGTATAGTTTTAAGACATCTAACAACATAAGGCAAAGCATATATACCTATTACTACGATGATGGAACAACCACAGTAGCGACCAAGGTAGGTGCATCACCATCTATGAGCTTGAAGTTCAAGTTACAGGTATATAATTTAGATTTAGGTGAGAACATCATAGCAACGGATTACACTGGCACCATAACACTTAAAACAAAGAACAGCAATGGCGAAGAATTGGATACAGTTGATACGACGTTAATTGAGACAGATGCAGGAGAGAAAGAGGTCAGTGTCCCGTTCAATAGTAATATAAATACAGTAGAGCTTACAGGTGACGTAACAGCGCCGATATTGATAAAGTTCAGTGATATGTATATAGCAAAGTTAGTGGGCTACCAGGGTGGTTCAATACGGGGAGCTAACGGATTAAAGATAATAATACCTACAGGTGTCCTGTCCGCGAACAAATATCTTGCCTCAATACGAACGAGTGCAGTGCCGTCAGCAAATAATACAATGAAATATGTTAACACAGTAAATCCCATATGTTATGATTTTGGCGAGTTAACATTTAATAATAATACTCCAATGCTGCTAAACCAGAATTTTACAAGAGCAGTTAACATAACAATACCTTATGCATCAGCGGATATAGGTACGTTAAAGGAAGATGGACTTAGAATCTACTATTGGACTGGTTCAGATTGGGAGATAGTAACAGGAGTGCAGACAGTAGATAAAACAAACAAAACAGTAACAGCGAAAGTAAACCATTTTTCAACATACCGGATATTAGGTAGTTATTTATCTGTTGATTTAAGTAATGTCCGGGTGTATCCGAATCCATATAATTTTACTACAGCAGTTCAAGGTAAATTAAAGGTGATAAATCTTCCAATAAATAGTATAATGAAACTGTATAGCGTAGATGGTGAATTAGTTAGAGAGCTCAAAGAGCTCGATTATGGTAACCTTGGTCGGATAGAGTGGGATGGCAAAGATGGTAATGGTGACAAAGTAGGCAGAGGAGTGTATATCTACCAGGTAGAAGACGCTGCCGGAAAAAAGAAGACAGGGAAGATAGGATTAGTCAAATAG
- a CDS encoding DUF6067 family protein, with translation MKWKGFLRVALLITVAIGFLVNVSTAAVMYDAFVENSLVSIYRDKVFTGKTKSMELYAAKDEYEPAQIVIIPKGKEDLKGIKIEFTDLNGKLPDNTPIKISKANFEYHPAAWINIDEAKYGFRDWSEGQKQSFLNARRLKGIDEVTGLRSDPLRLDKVFDAHPDKNNIVWLTLYVPKDTVAGTYTGTVSIIPKNGKRTEVKVSLKVWDFVLMKECPVGLIPWGGDYGNGAKAVGISDYEYAKIIAKHMVKLHRGNSYLAWSPPYEGPYDTFNKQTEELMQLGMNKFWIFIDMRYFYPAGPLRIKNNDERMGPERQAILKKLYNYLKEKSWLDNFMLVTWDEPDFLKTGILEKWQQSQQEIKDAGFTNFQSDFTGRALGCLDKMIGYAGIWTAHMGLWEGEITNFLLARKKAGDRIGWYWGATLVAPGYMMHHLLIEQRNIYWLAYKYNIDLFAIWNYDQGFRGYDYGERDGVKTFWKTNEESFPITTLTRNYVYPNPTLDKNNPILSSIREEVLRDGREDNCYLYMLGRLIEKHKKDGNTQLAKEGEDVLTESMNMVAKSATDYSTNPSDIYQAKKMVAEAILKLSNKK, from the coding sequence ATGAAATGGAAAGGTTTTTTGAGAGTAGCATTATTAATAACTGTGGCTATTGGTTTTTTGGTAAATGTTTCTACGGCAGCAGTAATGTATGATGCTTTTGTGGAAAACTCATTGGTAAGTATATACCGGGATAAAGTATTTACCGGTAAAACTAAATCCATGGAATTATATGCAGCGAAAGACGAATATGAACCAGCACAAATAGTTATAATACCAAAAGGCAAAGAAGACCTGAAAGGTATAAAGATTGAATTTACAGACCTTAACGGTAAATTACCGGATAATACACCAATTAAAATAAGTAAGGCTAATTTTGAATATCATCCTGCGGCATGGATAAATATAGATGAAGCAAAGTATGGTTTTCGTGACTGGAGTGAAGGACAAAAACAATCGTTCCTAAACGCACGGCGTCTTAAGGGGATAGATGAAGTTACCGGATTGCGTTCTGACCCGTTAAGATTAGACAAAGTATTTGATGCACATCCTGATAAAAATAATATAGTTTGGCTTACTTTATATGTGCCGAAAGATACGGTAGCAGGAACATATACAGGGACAGTTTCTATTATTCCCAAAAATGGAAAACGGACAGAAGTAAAGGTTTCATTAAAAGTATGGGATTTTGTTTTAATGAAAGAATGTCCTGTAGGACTAATTCCTTGGGGCGGAGATTATGGAAATGGTGCCAAAGCCGTAGGGATATCTGATTATGAATATGCAAAGATAATAGCAAAACACATGGTTAAACTTCATCGCGGAAATTCATATTTGGCGTGGAGTCCGCCATACGAAGGTCCTTATGATACTTTTAACAAGCAGACAGAAGAACTTATGCAACTCGGGATGAATAAGTTTTGGATTTTTATAGATATGCGGTATTTTTACCCTGCAGGACCGCTTCGTATTAAAAACAATGATGAACGCATGGGACCGGAACGCCAGGCAATACTTAAAAAATTATATAATTATTTAAAAGAGAAAAGCTGGTTGGATAATTTTATGTTAGTAACATGGGACGAACCCGACTTTCTAAAAACAGGCATTCTTGAGAAGTGGCAGCAATCACAACAAGAGATAAAAGATGCCGGATTTACTAATTTTCAATCAGATTTTACCGGTCGTGCTTTAGGATGTCTTGATAAAATGATAGGCTACGCCGGTATATGGACCGCTCATATGGGACTTTGGGAAGGCGAGATAACAAATTTTTTACTAGCACGTAAAAAAGCAGGCGATAGAATAGGCTGGTATTGGGGTGCCACTTTAGTTGCTCCCGGTTATATGATGCATCATCTTTTAATAGAACAGAGAAACATTTATTGGCTTGCTTATAAATATAATATTGATTTATTTGCTATTTGGAATTATGACCAGGGATTTAGAGGATATGACTATGGTGAGCGGGACGGTGTGAAGACTTTTTGGAAAACCAATGAAGAGTCATTCCCGATAACTACTCTGACAAGAAATTATGTTTATCCCAACCCCACGCTGGATAAAAACAATCCTATTTTAAGTTCAATACGGGAAGAAGTCTTGCGTGACGGCAGAGAAGACAATTGTTATCTGTATATGTTAGGCCGGTTAATTGAGAAGCATAAAAAAGATGGAAATACACAACTTGCAAAAGAAGGAGAGGATGTTCTTACCGAAAGCATGAACATGGTTGCTAAAAGTGCAACTGATTACTCTACAAATCCTTCTGATATATATCAAGCGAAAAAAATGGTAGCAGAAGCTATTTTAAAACTTTCAAATAAAAAATAA
- a CDS encoding AraC family transcriptional regulator, whose protein sequence is MKLDYSLKEKKTNKLIYVGCIDPYPDRKIQKHYHPFHEMVVLIKGSICVKISKKDIHASPGDVLLYPAGLNHRERLTSTTPAEIIVFAWKEKRKLEVPILTHDISKRIRLLAKWAYEERKTSSPYKSILQGKIFEVILAELIKNSKSKEPHTIIDKVRSFMKEHLKEHLTLENLAKHAGMSKYHFLKKYKKLTGQTPMDDLRIIRVETAKDMIFSTDLSLKTISKGVGFANEHHLSRIFRNHFGTPPGQFRKKASYL, encoded by the coding sequence ATGAAACTAGATTACAGTTTGAAAGAAAAAAAAACCAATAAATTAATTTATGTAGGGTGTATTGATCCATACCCTGACCGTAAAATACAAAAACATTATCATCCATTCCATGAAATGGTAGTTCTTATTAAGGGCTCAATATGTGTTAAAATATCAAAAAAAGATATTCATGCAAGCCCCGGTGATGTCCTGCTTTATCCTGCAGGATTAAATCACAGAGAACGCCTTACCAGCACTACTCCTGCTGAAATTATTGTTTTTGCATGGAAAGAAAAACGAAAGCTTGAGGTTCCTATTTTAACCCACGATATAAGTAAAAGAATACGTCTTTTAGCTAAATGGGCATATGAAGAAAGAAAAACAAGTTCTCCTTACAAGAGCATATTGCAAGGTAAAATATTTGAAGTTATATTAGCTGAGTTAATAAAAAATTCTAAATCCAAAGAACCGCATACTATTATTGATAAGGTAAGAAGTTTTATGAAAGAACACTTAAAGGAACACTTGACATTAGAAAATTTAGCTAAGCATGCCGGTATGAGTAAATATCATTTTTTAAAAAAATATAAAAAACTTACGGGACAAACACCGATGGATGATTTAAGAATAATTCGTGTTGAAACTGCCAAAGATATGATATTTTCAACAGATTTGTCATTAAAAACAATTTCTAAGGGAGTAGGTTTTGCTAACGAACATCACCTTTCAAGAATATTTAGAAATCATTTTGGAACACCTCCAGGCCAGTTCCGTAAAAAGGCATCTTACCTTTAA
- a CDS encoding AraC family transcriptional regulator yields MNKNSPVNDNDWYPVPFSVKDFPFAIATTVDLAVRSKYYHFHPFAMEFQYIRSGKGFYFINDKSNTFKDKSIFIIHGRDIHTYIKGKNPSRVNKTTLYFKKSFFKDSLSHQPFIKSIFDCNKNFPHQICFSEKEADDIELILHMLEKEWERKGENFREVIKSLLTTFLVLIKRSMSNKEKNISSLKEHNPIIDEVLDYIDKHFKEHITLPDLSKQVGYSSYHISRLFKKFTGLSFRELVDNKRVIEAKRILETDNSKKVISIAYEVGFSDLSAFNRNFKRLTSTIPSLYRKICAPINK; encoded by the coding sequence ATGAATAAAAATTCGCCTGTAAATGATAATGATTGGTATCCTGTTCCATTTTCAGTAAAAGATTTTCCTTTTGCAATAGCCACTACAGTTGATCTTGCTGTGCGTAGTAAGTATTATCATTTTCATCCCTTTGCTATGGAGTTTCAATATATCCGTTCCGGTAAAGGTTTTTACTTTATTAACGATAAATCAAATACTTTTAAAGATAAATCAATATTTATTATTCATGGGCGGGATATTCATACCTATATAAAAGGAAAAAATCCTTCTCGGGTAAATAAGACCACTCTATATTTTAAAAAATCCTTTTTTAAGGATTCTCTTTCACATCAGCCTTTTATAAAAAGTATTTTCGATTGTAATAAAAACTTCCCGCATCAGATATGTTTTAGTGAAAAAGAAGCAGACGATATAGAGTTAATTTTACATATGCTTGAGAAAGAGTGGGAAAGGAAGGGAGAGAATTTCCGTGAGGTAATAAAATCTTTACTTACAACGTTTTTAGTGCTAATAAAAAGAAGTATGTCTAACAAGGAAAAAAATATCAGTTCTCTTAAAGAACATAATCCGATAATTGACGAAGTATTAGATTATATAGACAAACACTTCAAAGAACACATAACGCTTCCTGATTTATCAAAGCAAGTGGGATATTCTTCTTATCATATAAGCCGGTTGTTTAAAAAATTTACCGGATTAAGTTTTAGGGAATTAGTAGATAATAAAAGAGTAATAGAGGCAAAGCGTATTTTGGAAACAGACAATAGTAAGAAAGTTATTTCTATTGCATATGAAGTAGGTTTTTCAGATTTGAGCGCTTTTAATCGCAATTTTAAGCGTCTTACCAGCACAATCCCCTCTCTATACCGCAAGATTTGCGCACCCATTAACAAATAA